One window of the Helicoverpa zea isolate HzStark_Cry1AcR chromosome 7, ilHelZeax1.1, whole genome shotgun sequence genome contains the following:
- the LOC124632158 gene encoding uncharacterized protein LOC124632158 has product MMRRGSMAMIGGGEPLIVVEESGTEDTDSSPHSSAPTRGLSVDQESPPDPYHLSPWRDTRKHSLPTPSCTTGPTASQVRRLSERGEGAAREAREAAFLATLTSTQPQPGGRRHSVVTISRVPQALFGRGRRESIAAFPALARRRDSGSKKSLVSIAGPPATDTLGSTHNLQLDIMDDIVQARKVRMRLWNTSNERVCEVQPLDERSPMGGSVRYTNRGRRHSDFVGSPLPPIPARRRASEMPPPPPIPPRSGAGVGVVCTDTDLHLMLNALTSSATEIDRCGKPERTRRLADMRSSSFDASSLRDKPMDSGTTWFTRRHQTLATKKKENEPKKSKVTFAPDSKPAPGDVAAVVWDKPSGSVVDASALGSAIEVFLRKSSAADPGASTSGTATVKESAPKTEVRLKTRDIPAAARQPGRPEGERWYPNRPEEEEAVESCDASLCTSLKDLFV; this is encoded by the exons ATGATGCGGCGCGGTTCGATGGCGATGATCGGCGGAGGGGAGCCGCTGATCGTAGTGGAGGAAAGCGGCACGGAGGACACGGACTCCTCCCCTCACTCCTCCGCGCCTACCCGCGGACTGTCCGTGGACCAGGAGTCGCCGCCCGACCCGTACCATTTGTCGCCGTGGCGTGATACTCGCAAGCATTCCCTGCCGACGCCATCATGCACCACTGGACCTACTGCCAGTCAG GTTCGGCGGCTGTCGGAGCGAGGCGAGGGCGCGGCCCGCGAGGCGCGCGAGGCAGCATTCCTGGCAACACTCACGTCTACACAGCCGCAGCCTGGTGGCAGAAG ACATTCCGTAGTAACTATATCCCGAGTGCCCCAGGCACTGTTTGGTCGCGGACGCCGCGAGTCCATCGCAGCCTTCCCAGCTCTTGCCCGTCGCAGAGACTCCGGCTCCAAAAAAT CTCTGGTTTCCATTGCAGGCCCACCAGCAACCGACACACTCGGCAGCACGCACAATCTACAGCTAGACATAATGGATGACATCGTCCAAGCGCGAAAGGTACGCATGCGTCTCTGGAACACTTCGAATGAGCGAGTATGTGAGGTCCAGCCGTTAGACGAACGCTCGCCTATGGGCGGCTCCGTACGGTACACAAACCGCGGACGCAGACACTCAGACTTCGTGGGCTCGCCCTTGCCGCCCATACCAGCACGACGCCGAGCTTCTGAGATGCCGCCGCCACCACCCATCCCACCACGCAGCGGTGCTGGCGTCGGTGTTGTCTGCACCGACACAGACCTTCACTTAATGCTCAATGCACTCACTTCATCAGCCACAGAGATCGACCGCTGCGGTAAACCTGAGCGAACTCGCCGTCTTGCTGACATGAGGTCGAGCAGTTTTGATGCATCATCACTGCGAGACAAACCCATGGACTCAGGCACTACCTGGTTCACGCGAAGGCACCAAACATTAGCCACGAAGAAAAAGGAAAATGAACCCAAGAAGAGTAAGGTGACATTTGCTCCGGATTCGAAACCAGCTCCAGGAGACGTGGCAGCTGTGGTGTGGGACAAACCTTCGGGGTCCGTTGTGGATGCGAGTGCGCTTGGCAGTGCCATCGAAGTGTTCCTTAGGAAGAGTTCTGCAGCAGATCCGGGTGCATCTACATCTGGTACTGCCACTGTGAAAGAATCGGCACCGAAAACCGAAGTTCGACTGAAAACGCGAGACATTCCAGCAGCAGCGCGGCAGCCAGGCCGTCCGGAGGGAGAGCGCTGGTACCCCAACAGGCCAGAGGAGGAGGAAGCCGTGGAGAGCTGCGATGCTTCTCTCTGCACGTCATTAAAAGACCTTTTCGTGTAG